The Pyramidobacter porci genome includes a region encoding these proteins:
- a CDS encoding ribonuclease HI family protein, protein MIRAHFDGASRGNPGEAGAGMVIYDDERVIWRRALPLGMKTNNEAEYMALGLLLDELERRGLKNAEICGDSKLVISQVTGQWKIKEPRLKAMAAPIIERTRALQARCRWVPRAQNAEADRLSNVALDKGEFIESVPSDPGEPVPEKQLDIFAAARGLSAGKSGGPELRRVGAKVWLVKENGEEFAVDVEHHCCTCEEGRKIGRCRHIDLVLMKNPTVL, encoded by the coding sequence ATGATCCGAGCACATTTTGACGGCGCCTCGCGCGGCAATCCCGGCGAGGCCGGCGCCGGCATGGTGATTTACGACGACGAACGGGTGATCTGGCGTCGTGCGCTGCCGTTGGGCATGAAGACCAACAACGAGGCGGAGTATATGGCGCTGGGGCTGCTGCTCGACGAGCTTGAACGTCGTGGTCTGAAGAACGCGGAAATTTGCGGCGACAGCAAACTGGTGATATCGCAGGTGACGGGGCAGTGGAAGATCAAAGAACCCCGTCTGAAAGCGATGGCCGCCCCGATCATCGAGCGTACCCGCGCTCTGCAAGCGCGCTGCCGCTGGGTGCCGAGGGCCCAGAACGCCGAAGCCGACCGCCTGTCCAACGTGGCGCTGGACAAGGGGGAATTCATCGAGAGCGTGCCTTCGGATCCCGGCGAGCCGGTTCCCGAAAAGCAGCTTGACATTTTCGCCGCGGCACGAGGGCTGTCGGCGGGGAAGTCCGGCGGCCCCGAACTTCGGCGGGTCGGAGCAAAGGTATGGCTTGTGAAGGAAAACGGCGAAGAATTTGCCGTCGACGTGGAACATCACTGCTGCACCTGTGAAGAGGGGCGTAAAATTGGCCGTTGTCGGCATATCGATCTTGTTTTAATGAAAAATCCAACTGTGCTGTAG
- a CDS encoding CdaR family transcriptional regulator, which yields MLRPIAQELAENISRVIGYDVVITDTDGITIGCSDPDRGIGTLNEACAIVGRTGQSRWETEEDARRLRGVKPGVTYPILDTEQHVIGTIAITGDPEKVKPFAQLVKSQAELYLKERMITRELLERERNLQALVADIALFRPGINDPQVIETKAALMGYDKTLAYSVIEIDTSSQSSEDGDYPERDRTLMDIRQIFNAPGDVSGSVGPHRYVVFRSAMRGREFNRDKFYVAVREQCLQLTEQLKRRGFSAVVGIGSVQDGIPGLVSSYREAQVALNVGSKLLPRDKVHIITDFRVEELLLCSEPRLLDSMVERELAPLFVRTDGEELQETIVAWCESGFSVVRAAELLHVHRTTVDYRLEKLESILGVKPRDFREMSRFYWSVILWRNGKGNPKTIRNKR from the coding sequence ATGCTTAGACCTATTGCTCAGGAACTTGCGGAAAACATTTCCCGCGTCATCGGTTACGACGTCGTCATCACCGATACCGACGGAATCACGATCGGCTGCAGCGATCCTGACCGCGGCATCGGTACGCTGAACGAGGCGTGCGCCATTGTCGGGCGCACGGGCCAGTCTCGTTGGGAAACGGAAGAGGATGCCCGCCGTCTGAGAGGCGTCAAACCCGGCGTCACCTATCCGATCCTCGATACTGAGCAGCATGTGATCGGCACGATTGCCATCACGGGAGATCCCGAAAAGGTCAAGCCGTTCGCCCAGCTTGTCAAAAGCCAAGCCGAGCTGTACCTGAAAGAGCGCATGATCACGCGCGAACTGCTGGAGCGCGAGCGCAATCTTCAGGCTCTGGTGGCCGATATCGCCCTGTTCCGCCCCGGCATCAACGATCCGCAGGTGATCGAGACCAAGGCGGCGCTGATGGGCTACGACAAAACGCTGGCCTATTCGGTGATCGAGATCGACACGTCGTCGCAAAGCAGCGAGGACGGCGACTATCCCGAGCGCGACCGGACGCTGATGGACATTCGCCAGATCTTCAACGCCCCCGGCGACGTTTCCGGCAGCGTCGGCCCCCATCGCTACGTGGTCTTCCGCAGCGCCATGCGCGGCCGCGAGTTCAATCGCGACAAGTTCTACGTGGCGGTACGCGAGCAGTGCCTGCAGTTGACCGAGCAGCTCAAGCGCCGCGGCTTTTCCGCCGTGGTCGGTATCGGCAGCGTGCAGGACGGCATTCCCGGGCTGGTTTCGTCATACCGCGAGGCGCAGGTCGCCCTGAACGTCGGCAGCAAACTGCTTCCGCGCGACAAAGTCCACATCATCACCGACTTCCGCGTCGAAGAGCTGTTGCTCTGTTCCGAGCCCCGCCTGCTCGACAGCATGGTGGAGCGCGAACTGGCGCCGCTTTTTGTGCGCACTGACGGCGAGGAACTGCAGGAGACGATCGTGGCCTGGTGCGAAAGCGGCTTCAGCGTCGTGCGCGCCGCCGAACTGCTGCACGTACACCGCACCACGGTGGATTACCGCCTTGAAAAGCTGGAGAGCATCCTCGGCGTCAAGCCGCGCGATTTCCGCGAAATGAGCCGCTTTTACTGGTCAGTGATCCTGTGGCGGAACGGCAAGGGCAATCCCAAGACGATCAGGAACAAACGCTGA